Part of the Triticum urartu cultivar G1812 chromosome 2, Tu2.1, whole genome shotgun sequence genome, CGTGTTGAGATATTAATAGTGGAAAgtccgaaggttgttcggagccTCGGATGGGATCCGGGACATCACGAGGAGCTCttgaatggtccggaggtaaagattcatatatgaAAATTTATTATCGGGGTTTCGGAAAAAGTTTGAGTTTTTTGGTATTATACCaggaaggttctagaaggtttTGTAGTGGGGCCCACCTACTTTGGGGGACCCACATGAACATGGGTAGTGGGGAAAGTCCCCACAACCCTGGTCTAGGCGCACCAAGATCGTCCCTTAAAAGGAATAGTATCATATCCCGAAGGAAAAAGATCAGGATCCCTAAAAAAGGGGATAGCGATCTGTGAGGACGGAAAGGAGGGATTTCCTTCCTCCCCCTTTGACCAAAAACCCTAGGGACTTGGAGGGAAAGCCAGCAGCCCCCTTCACGCCTATATAAAGGTGGGGAGGCATTGGGGGCAGCCCCCCTTCGACCTTGCCCGTTACCTCTCCCAACTCCTCCCACGTTTCACCGGtatgcgcttggcgaagccctgtcagagttccgctgccaccaccaccaccacgccgtcgtgttggtTTAGACCtcatctgaaggaaatatgccctagatgcaataataaagtatggactttgattgacttgcccgaatcggtgagtcattgagaataaatggatcttcaagaggaagacggacgctgatagtagtgttatgatgacccacaagtgtaggagatctatcgtagccttttcgataagtaagagtgtcgaacccaatgaggagcagaaggaaatgataagcggttttcaacaaggtattctcttcaagcactgaaattatcggtaacagatagttttgtgataaggtaatttgtaacaagtaacaagtaataaaagtaactaaggtgcagcaagatgacccaatcttttttgtagcaaaggacaagcctggacaaactcttatataaagtaaagcgctccagaggacacatggaaattattgtcaagctagttttcatcaactcatatgatccgcgttcggtactttgataatttaatatgtgggtggatcggtgcttgggtactatccttccttggacaagcatcccacttatgattaacccctattgcaagcatccgcaactacaacagaagtattaaggtaaacctaaccatagcatgaaacatatggatccaaatcagccccttacgaagcagtgcataaactagggtttaagcttctgtcactctagcaacccatcatctacttattacttcccaatgcctccctctaggcccaaaaaatggtgaagtgtcatgtagtcgacgttcacatgacaccactagagggatgacaacatacatctcatcaaaatatcgaacgaataccaaattcacatgactacttatagcaagacttctcccatgtcctcaggaacaaacataactactaacaaagcatattcatgttcataatcggaggagtattaatatgcataatggatctgaacatatgatcttccaccaagtaaaccaactagcatcaactacaaggagtaatcaacactactagcaacccacaggtaccaatctgaggtttggatacaagagatgaactagggtttgggatgagatggtgttggtgaagatgttgatggagattgacccctccccatgagaggatcattggtgatgacgatggtgatgatttccccctcccggagggaagtttccctgacagaacagctccgccggagccctagattggttccgcctcgtggcggcggagtttcatccagtgagcttgcttatgattttttcctcgacgaaatactccatatagccaaagatgggcatcagagggccaccaggggggcccacgaggaagggggtgcgccccccaccctcgtggacggcgggtggcccccctctggtacttctttcgcccaatattttttatatattcgaaaaataattcccgtggagttccaggacttttggagatgtgcagaataggtctctaatattttctccttttcccccagaattccagctgccggcattccccctcttcatgtaaaccttgtaaaataagagagaaaaggcataagtattgtgacataatgtgtaataacagcccataatgcaataaatatcgatataaaagcatgatgcaaaatggacgtatcatgttactgtctacaaagctcgaattgtcacaaaatattttcgacaagttcaaggtgttgactacgatgaatttttctcactcgtatcgatgcttataaatctgtccgaatcatgttaacagttgccgcattttatgaaatctggcaaatggatgtcaaaactacattccttaatggatttcttaaagaagagttatatatgatgcaaccagaaggttttgtcaatcctaaaggtgctaacaaagtgagcaagctccagccgattcatctatggactggtgcaagcatctctgAGTTGGAGTATATgttttgataaagtgatcaaagcatatggttttatacagacttgcggtgaagtctgtatttacaagaaagtgagtgggagcactacagcatttctgataagtatatgtgaatgacatattgttgaccggaaataatgtagaattttctggaaagcataaaggagtgtttgaaaggagtttttcaaagaaagacctcggtgaagctacttacatattgagtatcaagatttatagagatagatcaagacgcttgatatattttcagtgagtacataccttgacaatattttgaagtagttcaaaatagaatagtcaaagaaggagctcttgcctgtgttgcaaggtgtgaagttgagtaaagactcaaaacccgatcacggtagaaaatagaaagagaatgaaaagtcattccctatgcctcagtcatagattttataaaatatgctatgctgtgtaccagacctattgtgtacctcacaataagattggcaagagggtacaatagtgatctaggagtggatcactggacagcggtaaaaaatatccttagtggagtaaggaaatgtttcttggttacggaggtgacaaagagttcatcgtaaagagttacgtcgatgcaagctttaacatcgatctggatgactctaagtctcgatctagatacatattaaaagtgggagcaattagctagagtagcttcgtgcaaagcattgtagacatagaaaatttgcaaaatacatactgctctgaatgtggcagacccattgactaaatttctctcacaagtaaagcatgatcactctttgggtgttaatcacatagcgatgtgaactagattatcgactctagtaaaccttttgggtgttagtcacatggatatgtgaactaatcacataaagatgtgaactattcgtattaaatcacatgacgatgtgaactagattattgactctagtgcaagtgggagactgaagaaaatatgccctagaggcaataataaagttgttatttatattttcttatatcatgataaatgtttattattcatgctagaattgtattaaccggaaacttagtacatgtgtgaatatatagacaaacagtgtcactagtatgcctctacttgactagctcgttaatcaaagatggttaagttttctagccatggacaaatagttgtcatttgataagcgggatcacatcattagagaatgatgtgattgacttgacccatctgttagcttagcacgatgatcgttatagtttcattgctactgctttcttcatgacttatacatgttcctcagactatgagattatgcaagtctcgaatactggaggaataccttgtgtgctatcaaacgtcacaacataactgggtgattataaagatgctctacaggtgtctccgacggtgtttgttgagttggcatagatcaagattaggatttgtcactccgattgtcggagagtatctctaggccctctcggtaatgcacatcaatataagccttgcaagcaatgtgactaatgagttagttacgggtgatgcattatagaacgagtaaagagacttgctggtaacgagattgaactaggtattgagataccgacgatcgaatctcgggcaagtaacatactgatgacaaagggaacaacgtatatcactatgcggtttgaccgataaagatcttcgtagaatatgtgggagccaatatgaacatcaaggttccgctattggttattgactggagatgagtctcggtcatgtctacatagttctcgaacttgtagggtccgcatgcttaacattttgtaacgatttgtattatgaattatatgatttgatgaccgaagtttgttcagagtcccggatgagatcggggacatgacgaggagtctcaaaatggtccaGATGTAAAGATCgttatattggaaggttatattcggacatcggaaaggttttgAGTGATTTGGGaattttcggagtaccggagagttacggaattcgtattgggccttgatgggccatacgggaaaggagagaaaggactcaagggtggccgcgccccttccccatggactggtccgaattggactagggaaagggggtgcccccttccttccttctccttttcccttcccttttccctattccatgtgggaggtggaatcctactaggactagggagtcctagtagctagaactccacactttgggcgcgccctatgagggccggcctcgtCCTCCCttcatcctttatatacgtggccaggggtcaccccatagacacacaagttgattgtttccagccgtgtgcgacgccccccttcaccataatccacatcggtcatatcgtagcggtgcttaggtgaagccctgttccggtagcatcatcatcaccgtcatcacgccgtcgtgctgacgaagctctccctcaatactctgctggatcgtgagttcgtgggacgtcaccgagctgaacgtgtgcagatcgcggaggtgtcgtactttcggtactaggatcggtcgatcgtgaagacgtaagactacatcaaccgcgttgtcataacgcttccgcttacggtctacaagggtacgtagacaacattctcctctcttgttgctatgcatcaccatgatcttgcgtgtgcctagattttttttaaaattactgcgttccccaacatcatctacctcctctccctcacttcctggatcaagaaggagaggaTGCCGCCGAACCGTATGTGTGCTAAACTTGGAGGTACTACGCGTGTGGTACTTGGATCAAATTGGATCGCAACGCGAGTACGACTACGCCAATCACGATCTCTAGATCATTAACGCTTTTGGTCTATAAGGTATGTAGACACCACTCACCTTTCGTTGCTATACATCTTCTAGATGAGATCTTGGGTGTTTGtagatttttttttattttcatgcTTCATTCCCCATCATAAACTATTGAAGCATTTTTTTTCAGTTTTGCTAATTTTCATCCGATTGAAAACAATTTATTTTCAGTCAGATTTTGTGTCCGTTCGATCCGTGCGCATCAATTCGTGCATGGTCCCCTCATTATTTGTTTCTCGGTCGCATTCTTGTGTTTATGGTCTTCCATTAACTCGTGTCGCTGCGTGTTTTCCCTCTTGACATTGAAAATGACATGTTCACTCTGTAGTTGTTTCCTCTTTCCCCTTTCGTCTGCGACTGTTCAAACTATTAtttggagagagagagagaggacatCTCCATTCAGAGCTCCCCTTCTCTCATTGCTTGAGGCGTTCAGTTAGTGTTGTCAGCCCACTAGTAGTTAGAGTGCTCTTCCAAGTGGTTTGCATCTGTTGTTCTCCCTCCTCTCCATTCATTGTTCTTTTTCTAGATCTTGGCGGATGCGATTTGTGAATTACTTTTTTTTTACTTCTCATTCATTGCTGCCATAATTTTTAATACTCCTTCGAGGTTTAACTAGTTTCTTTTATCTCGACATATTTCTTTTATCTCTCCATTCATTGCTACCGTAATTTTTAACTAGTTTTTTCGTTATAGTGCATTTCTGTATCATTTATAGTGTAAAAGTATTATGACTGTCAAGCAATGACAAGAAAACACACGCAGGGGCACATATTTACGAACTTTAATGAGAAAGCTTAGTTGGGATCATCTGACCGAAATAAATCAGATTAAGGGCCCACACCCTCTGAAATTCAAGGGGCGGGGGTGTGTGTATGAAGAATCGGGCTATAGGTGGGACTGTTCATGAGCATCCCACCTTAATCCATTAGTCCCAACACGGTTTGGTGGAAAATGGTGGAAGTTCCATCTAGACTAGCATAGATTATGTGGGAGTAAGCGGGATCCCACTTAACAAATGCACTTGCAGGCTTGCAGCTGAAAACATCGGTAGATGCTTATGGATGCCTCAATTTCAAGAGCAGATCGCGAAGCAAGTGTCAGGGTTGGGGCTGCCATTGACCTGCTAATCGCGTCCGGCCGAGTCGACGGGATCGTCGATTCTTGATTGGAACATCGGTGAGGCGGAGCAGGGAGAAGCTGCGAGGTAGGGGAGGGGATACGTGCGAGCCGGAAGAGGCGAGGTGCGAGGAGGAAGAGGCAGTCgtgcagcggcggcggctgccatcgaTCGGCGACGGCGGTAGAAGTACGTTGCGGCGCCGCCCTCTGCTCCCTGCACAAGCTATCTAGATGGGCTAATAGGGTAAAGTGGGGTTCCAGTGGGCTAGTCCATTCAATTTCTTTCTGGTCCAATAGGCTCCCACTAATGCGTTCACAGAAACTGCTGGAGCATACTTCTTTTTTACTTAATTTCTCTTAAATTATTATTTTTACGAGGATGAAAACGGTTTGAGACGCTCTCATGTTTTTTGGGTAGTCTTTTTTTTTTGAGAGCGTCCTCTCGGTAGTCTGTTTCTTGTGAGATGACACATCTTATTCGCAATCTCAATCTAGCACGTAAGGTAACACATCCAGCCAATAACCCAGTGTGCAGCACACGAGCCGGGCAACACGCACGCACGTACCGCCGGTATCTCACACGAACGGCGCCTCCTCGCCCTGGGTGAAGTAGGCGCCGGTCGGCCCGCCGCCAGGCAGCAGCGCCACCTTGGCCAAGTTGCGTGCGCCCTCCTCCGGCGTCAGGACCCCGAACCCCATGCTCATGTCGGTCTTGACGAAGCCTGGGTGCGCGCAGTTGACGCGCAGCTCAGGGTGCCTCCTCGCCAGGATCCTCGAGTAGGCGTTCATGGCGGCCTTGGCCACCTTGTACGCCGAGAACTTCGTGGGCCACCCGTGCATCTCCAACGCGCCGGCCTCGAAGTCCTTGATGAACTTCTCCAGCAGCTCGTCCAGCCTCCCCTGTGTCAGGTTGTCGACATCGTTGAGCTCCTGCCTCACCTCCTCGTTGCCGATATGCTGCAAAAATTGACAGGAATTCCTTACATGTTGTACTGGATTAGCAATGAATGATCAGTGGGAAAAAAGAATAGCTTGCTTACCCTTAGCAGTCCATAATTGGAGGAGACGTTTACTATTCTTCCCTCGGACGAAGCTTGAAGCAGAGGCAGCAGGGCTTCGATAACATGCTTCGTGCCGTAGTAGTTGGTCTGCACGGTGTTCTTTGCGCTGTCGATGGTCTCCCGGGCATTCTTCAACATCCACTCAACTCTCTGGTGGAAATCCAGGCCAGCGAACTGTTGTATAATGTATAGGCAAATAAACTTGTTCAGGCTGGTGTGTCCGAACAATTTCGGAAAAAAGTCGCGCCGATTTTATACTTTAACGAATGAACCAATTAATCAAGTAAAATTGGTCGCTGCGCTTGACGCCTATCCTTGGTTCTTGGCTGGGTTCCTCCAGGAGTATATAGCAGTAACAAATTACAAAAAACCCAACAACAGAAAAGGACAAAAAAAGGTGGGTGATATCACCTTTTCCTCGTTGATATCGAACTCTTGGCCGCACTCAACCCCACAAACCGCGGCGTTATTCACCTGCAAATCATCCGAGTGCATCCATCCATTCATCCATCACCGGTGCTTCAAACCTTGGATGCAGCAGCAGTAGTAGTATATACTACTGTAGTAGTAATAAACTGAAAATGAAACGAAAAAACTTGCCAGAATGTCTAGCTTGCCAAAGCGGGCCTCGAGAAAACCAGCTAGCGTAGCGGCGCCCGAAGCGTCCGTGATCTCCAGACGATGGAAGACGACACCAGAGAGCCCCAGCGCTTTGAGCCTCTCCGCGGCCTCCCCGCCCCTCGTCTCATCC contains:
- the LOC125539040 gene encoding salutaridine reductase-like, producing the protein MLKNARETIDSAKNTVQTNYYGTKHVIEALLPLLQASSEGRIVNVSSNYGLLRHIGNEEVRQELNDVDNLTQGRLDELLEKFIKDFEAGALEMHGWPTKFSAYKVAKAAMNAYSRILARRHPELRVNCAHPGFVKTDMSMGFGVLTPEEGARNLAKVALLPGGGPTGAYFTQGEEAPFV